The following proteins are co-located in the Alphaproteobacteria bacterium genome:
- a CDS encoding nitronate monooxygenase, with protein MKALNPLIIGGKEFLPLIEGGKGISVSNGESSGAWSAAGGIGTFSGVNADTRDASGNIVPQLYHGKTRRERHEELLKHSISGAVYQAKVARDIAGAKARIHMNILWEMGGAERILHGVLEGAKGAIDGVTCGAGMPYRIAEICAQYKVHYFPIVSSARAFRALWKRAYHKFQDWLGGVVYEDPWLAGGHNGLSNSEDPKRPEDPYPRVKELRAQMNEFALHQTPVIMAGGVWFLREWEHWLDNPEIGPVGFQFGTRPLLTKESPISDAWKKRLLELKEGDIYLNRFSPTGFYSSAVSNPFLEELKGRSERQVPYSTAPVGDHTAELAIGARGRKVYVTPHDKDNAEKYIKAGFNEAMRTPDSTLIFVTKAQENQIVADQIACMGCLSACGFSNWAQNEEGTTGKKADPRSFCIQKTLQEISHSDKVDDQLMFAGHNAYRFAKDPFYANGFVPTVKQLVERIQTGD; from the coding sequence GTGAAAGCATTAAACCCACTGATTATTGGTGGAAAAGAATTTTTGCCGCTGATTGAAGGCGGTAAGGGCATTTCGGTATCGAATGGCGAAAGTTCCGGCGCATGGTCTGCCGCCGGCGGCATTGGCACATTTTCCGGCGTCAACGCCGACACGCGCGATGCCAGTGGCAATATCGTTCCGCAGTTATACCATGGTAAAACCCGCCGGGAACGTCATGAAGAATTATTGAAACACTCCATCTCCGGCGCGGTTTATCAAGCCAAAGTTGCGCGGGATATTGCCGGCGCCAAAGCCCGCATTCACATGAATATTTTGTGGGAGATGGGCGGCGCGGAACGAATTTTGCACGGCGTACTGGAAGGCGCCAAGGGCGCGATTGACGGCGTTACTTGCGGGGCCGGAATGCCATATCGCATTGCTGAAATTTGCGCGCAGTATAAAGTTCATTATTTCCCTATCGTTTCATCGGCACGCGCTTTTCGCGCTTTATGGAAGCGCGCTTATCATAAGTTCCAGGATTGGTTGGGCGGCGTTGTATACGAAGATCCATGGTTGGCGGGCGGCCATAACGGCTTGTCCAACAGCGAAGATCCAAAACGTCCCGAAGATCCATATCCGCGCGTCAAGGAATTGCGCGCGCAAATGAACGAATTTGCCCTGCATCAAACGCCGGTAATTATGGCCGGTGGCGTATGGTTTTTGCGCGAATGGGAACATTGGCTGGACAATCCGGAAATTGGACCGGTTGGATTTCAATTCGGCACACGGCCATTATTGACCAAGGAAAGCCCGATTTCCGATGCGTGGAAAAAACGTTTGCTGGAATTGAAAGAAGGCGATATTTATTTAAATCGTTTCAGCCCGACCGGTTTTTATTCCTCTGCCGTCAGCAACCCGTTTTTAGAAGAATTAAAGGGCCGCAGTGAACGCCAGGTTCCATACAGCACCGCGCCGGTTGGAGATCACACCGCAGAATTGGCTATCGGTGCCCGCGGTCGTAAAGTTTATGTGACCCCACACGACAAGGACAATGCCGAGAAATATATAAAAGCTGGTTTTAACGAAGCCATGCGCACCCCGGATTCAACCTTGATTTTCGTGACCAAAGCCCAGGAAAATCAAATCGTTGCCGACCAAATTGCCTGTATGGGATGCTTGTCTGCTTGCGGATTCAGCAATTGGGCGCAAAATGAAGAAGGCACTACCGGCAAAAAGGCCGATCCACGCAGTTTTTGCATTCAGAAAACCTTGCAAGAAATCTCGCATAGCGATAAGGTAGACGACCAATTGATGTTTGCCGGGCATAACGCCTATCGTTTCGCGAAAGACCCGTTTTATGCCAATGGATTTGTCCCTACGGTTAAACAATTGGTCGAAAGAATTCAGACTGGAGATTAG
- a CDS encoding transcriptional repressor: MCAHPFAYSKLVEDLKRAGLRPTRQRVILAKILFEQGARHITAEQLHREVRDSSLRISLATVYNSLNQFVEAGLLREIPGHGSQTFFDTRVEDHYHFILPDGKGLQDFSADAVGFEKLPGIPEGAEIDKIEVTIHLKKKRA, from the coding sequence ATGTGCGCCCACCCATTCGCTTACTCGAAATTAGTCGAGGACTTAAAGCGTGCTGGTTTGCGCCCTACCCGTCAACGGGTCATTTTGGCTAAAATCCTGTTCGAACAAGGCGCGCGTCATATCACCGCGGAACAATTGCACCGTGAAGTACGCGATTCGTCTTTGCGAATTTCCCTGGCCACGGTTTACAACAGCTTGAATCAATTTGTCGAAGCTGGCCTGTTGCGCGAAATTCCAGGCCACGGATCGCAAACTTTCTTCGATACCCGCGTCGAAGACCATTATCATTTTATTCTGCCGGACGGAAAAGGATTGCAGGATTTTTCGGCCGACGCGGTTGGATTTGAAAAACTGCCTGGCATTCCGGAAGGCGCCGAGATCGATAAGATCGAAGTTACTATCCATCTAAAGAAAAAACGCGCCTAA
- a CDS encoding dUTP diphosphatase, which produces MTNTTTIAIQKLQNGADLDLPKYATTDSAGMDLLAAVTTPVILAPLQRAIVPTGIAIALPKGFEAQVRPRSGLAAKNGVTVLNAPGTIDADYRGEVGVILVNLSNEPFTITRGMRIAQMIIAPYTRAEWKQQDSLDDTARGAGGFGSTGVAA; this is translated from the coding sequence ATGACCAACACGACCACCATCGCCATTCAAAAATTGCAAAATGGCGCGGATCTGGATCTGCCGAAATATGCGACAACCGACAGTGCCGGCATGGATTTGCTTGCCGCCGTCACAACGCCGGTAATTCTGGCGCCATTGCAGCGCGCGATCGTACCCACAGGCATTGCGATTGCATTGCCAAAAGGATTCGAGGCGCAAGTGCGTCCGCGTTCCGGCTTGGCGGCAAAAAATGGCGTTACGGTTTTAAACGCGCCTGGCACGATTGATGCGGATTATCGCGGCGAAGTCGGCGTGATTTTGGTCAATTTATCGAATGAACCATTCACCATCACCCGCGGCATGCGCATTGCGCAAATGATTATTGCGCCATATACCCGCGCCGAATGGAAACAGCAAGACAGCCTCGATGATACTGCGCGCGGCGCAGGCGGTTTTGGATCAACCGGCGTAGCAGCCTAG